The following are encoded together in the Takifugu flavidus isolate HTHZ2018 chromosome 22, ASM371156v2, whole genome shotgun sequence genome:
- the tigarb gene encoding fructose-2,6-bisphosphatase TIGAR B, translated as MFTFSLTLIRHGETQYNRDGLLQGQGVDTVLSETGIQQCEVVGRYFRDTKFSNVFVSDLQRTIETAEIILRNSRSAAEIVLEPLLRERSFGIFEGRAKEDLKNAANACGQSCRDFTPPGGETPSEVRLRFKKFLKVLFRQMLDEHGPSGPADSAEVESEPGCCTNGDADPSGAELTGSADDGLHGVPVHALGVSHGTYINIAIRHIVEDLDCSLPAGMKLSQLFCSCPNTGISRFVFTLRKSEAGPVLSAARCIFTNRKHHLETQRAE; from the exons ATGTTTACATTCAGCCTGACCCTCATCCGACA TGGGGAGACGCAGTACAACAGAGATGGGCTGCTTCAAG GTCAAGGGGTCGACACCGTCCTGTCGGAGACCGGGATCCAGCAGTGTGAGGTTGTAGGCCGATACTTCAGAGACACCAAATTCAGCAATGTGTTTGTCAGTGACCTGCAACGCACAATAGAG ACGGCAGAGATCATTCTGAGGAACAGCCGTTCTGCCGCAGAGATAGTCTTAGAGCCGTTACTCAGAGAGAGG AGTTTCGGCATTTTTGAAGGACGGGCAAAAGAAGACTTGAAGAACGCAGCCAATGCCTGTGGCCAGTCATGTCGGGATTTCACCCCCCCTGGGGGAGAGACGCCGAGCGAG GTGAGGCTGCGATTTAAGAAGTTTCTCAAAGTCCTCTTCAGGCAGATGTTGGATGAACACGGTCCGTCTGGACCTGCAGATTCTGCCGAGGTGGAATCAGAACCCGGGTGCTGCACAAATGGGGACGCTGATCCATCAGGGGCGGAGCTTACTGGGTCGGCTGACGACGGTCTCCACGGGGTGCCCGTCCACGCTCTGGGGGTTAGCCACGGCACCTACATCAACATAGCCATCAGGCACATCGTGGAGGACTTGGATTGTTCTCTGCCCGCGGGGATGAAGCTGTCCCAACTGTTCTGCAGCTGCCCGAACACGGGCATCAGCCGCTTCGTGTTCACTCTGAGGAAATCCGAGGCGGGCCCGGTTCTGTCCGCCGCCCGCTGCATCTTCACCAACAGGAAGCATCATCTGGAAACACAGAGAGCTGAATAG